The following are encoded in a window of Castanea sativa cultivar Marrone di Chiusa Pesio chromosome 5, ASM4071231v1 genomic DNA:
- the LOC142635173 gene encoding uncharacterized protein LOC142635173 produces MAVHSKNKALVCKVFPSSLGSMAIRWFDGLLAGSIDSFKELTCAFGSRFITCSRVSWPLDSLLSMIMREGETLKTYSDRYLEMFNEIDGDFDDVAIRTFKVGLPAEHDLRKSLTKKPVRSVRRLIDRIDEYKRVEEDQQQGKGKAKVISQDRRDFRSDRYNNNRPQRDFTGQSGSIANQVVNTVFRELVHQARAHHRRLQNFVEPSGTVGQRWVMSVARPPAKASNPKPKRARTEVQPALSFLDEDKAGTIQPHDDALVVTLRIGGFDGKVVVPIGQIRLPVQAISEMVEVDFILVDAYSPYTAIVARP; encoded by the exons atggctgTGCACTCCAAGAATAAGGCTTTGGTGTGCAAGGTATTCCCATCTAGTTTGGGATCTATGGCAATAAGGTGGTTTGATGGCCTATTAGcaggttctattgattcctttaaGGAACTCACTTGCGCGTTTGGATCTCGctttattacatgcagtagagtttCTTGGCCCTTAGATTCCCTATTGTCTATGATCATGCGAGAAGGGGAGACCCTGAAAACGTATTCAGACAGATACttggagatgttcaatgagatcgaTGGGGACTTTGACGATGTGGCtataaggactttcaaggttgGCCTACCTGCCGAGCATGATTTGAGAAAGTCACTGACCAAGAAGCCAGTAAGGAGTGTGCGTCGGCTCATAGACcgtattgatgagtataaaCGGGTCGAGGAggaccagcagcaggggaaaggAAAAGCAAAGGTTATCTCTCAAGataggagggatttcaggtcagacagaTACAATAATAACCGGCCTCAAAGAGACTTCACTGGACAGTCTGGGTCTATCGCTAATCAGGTGGTCAACACAGTGTTCAGGGAACTAGTGCATCAA GCGAGGGCACACCACAGAAGATTGCAAAACtttgtggaaccatctggaacAGTTGGTCAGAGATG GGTGATGTCTGTAGCTCGGCCACCCGCCAAGGCCTCCAACCCTAAGCCAAAGAGGGCTAGGACGGAGGTCCAACCGGCGTTGAGTTTTTTGGATGAGGACAAAGCTGGAACCATACAGCCACATGACGATGCCCTGGTagtcaccctcaggatagggg GCTTTGACGGGAAAGTTGTTGTTCCAATAGGCCAGATTAGACTACCCGTGCAAGCCATTTCAGAGATGGTAGAGGTGGACTTCATCTTGGtggatgcttattctccctacacgGCCATTGTAGCAAGACCCTGA
- the LOC142635174 gene encoding uncharacterized protein LOC142635174 — translation MFTNPPATGYGIIIRNDKGEVMAASSTRGAPTSGSKEAKVLVCHHAVEFSFGLGFRDLVIQGDNITVMHKTTKFGTSSSRLGHIFLDIHSSLASPYWFFVSFIHREDNFVAHSLARFAKHISDDVIWIKDSPPPALKSLYFDLAHIAS, via the coding sequence ATGTTCACGAACCCTCCTGCAACTGGTTATGGCATTATTATCAGGAATGATAAAGGTGAAGTGATGGCTGCTTCTTCTACTAGAGGTGCCCCAACATCTGGTTCTAAAGAAGCTAAGGTTTTGGTTTGTCATCATGCGGTTGAGTTTTCCTTTGGCTTGGGTTTCAGAGATTTAGTTATTCAAGGTGATAACATCACTGTTATGCATAAAACCACTAAATTTGGGACTTCCTCTTCTCGTTTGGGCCATATTTTCTTGGACATTCATTCCTCCTTAGCTAGTCCTTATTGgttttttgtatcttttattCATAGAGAGGATAATTTTGTAGCTCACTCCTTAGCTAGGTTTGCTAAGCATATCTCTGATGATGTTATATGGATTAAGGACTCTCCTCCTCCAGCTTTGAAATCTTTGTACTTTGATTTAGCACATATTGCTTCTTAA